Proteins encoded together in one Lathyrus oleraceus cultivar Zhongwan6 chromosome 5, CAAS_Psat_ZW6_1.0, whole genome shotgun sequence window:
- the LOC127087955 gene encoding F-box protein At5g49610-like produces the protein MEVSQEDIAYEIFSWLPAKTIFKFKLTCSSFSKFQEESHFKTKQFCNMLVKSDTCFFLQHDQISQRYQKRIELHHLPKEQQFSCVPNNILTFLSNSAIVVASSNGLLLCYTINDDPVELFICNPITKSFFSIPSPESLRKNHRFSNINLMLNCSDDSSDDYLIFLFENTLDWSPNSYVCNIYHGKEGVWRTMENNFLCGGRNMKFEMSVFHNGALHFISDCSNYFTRFSPFYKPYIMAYDFVKGTSTIIKLPREAIKGFHAECNMGIFNWGKVTSSNRSICLVKSTRSVFTIWFLKDYKSCLWQKILKVRVNALGLKEKDAHVTGFTIMNGKDLVFSTEQKIYSCGLDGETFMMAEEIGSHSCGSNPYFMSYSNTLRPCGTNVQTMPC, from the coding sequence ATGGAAGTGTCTCAAGAAGACATTGCTTATGAGATATTTTCTTGGTTACCTGCAAAAACCATATTTAAGTTTAAGTTAACTTGTAGTTCATTCTCCAAATTTCAAGAAGAATCTCATTTCAAAACAAAACAGTTTTGTAATATGTTAGTGAAGAGTGATACATGTTTCTTCCTCCAACATGATCAAATAAGTCAAAGGTATCAAAAAAGGATCGAGTTGCACCATTTACCTAAAGAGCAACAATTTTCTTGTGTTCCTAACAATATTCTGACATTTCTATCTAATTCAGCTATTGTTGTAGCTTCAAGTAATGGTTTGCTTCTTTGTTATACTATTAATGATGATCCTGTTGAATTGTTTATTTGCAATCCAATTACAAAGTCTTTCTTTTCTATTCCTAGTCCGGAGTCACTTAGAAAAAATCACAGGTTTTCTAACATAAATCTCATGTTAAATTGTTCTGATGACTCTTCAGATGATTACTTGATATTTCTTTTTGAAAACACACTGGATTGGTCGCCAAATAGTTATGTATGCAATATTTATCATGGAAAAGAAGGTGTGTGGAGAACCATGGAAAACAACTTTTTATGTGGTGGTAGAAATATGAAATTTGAGATGTCGGTGTTTCACAATGGAGCACTTCATTTCATTTCAGATTGCTCTAATTACTTTACTAGATTTAGTCCTTTTTATAAGCCATACATAATGGCTTATGATTTTGTGAAAGGAACTTCAACTATTATTAAGTTGCCAAGGGAAGCTATAAAAGGTTTTCACGCGGAGTGTAACATGGGCATATTTAATTGGGGCAAAGTGACAAGTTCCAACCGTTCTATTTGCTTAGTGAAATCAACAAGGTCTGTTTTCACTATTTGGTTTTTAAAAGATTACAAGTCATGTTTATGGCAAAAGATTTTGAAGGTGAGAGTGAATGCATTGGGGTTAAAAGAGAAAGATGCTCATGTTACCGGATTTACTATCATGAATGGCAAGGATTTGGTTTTTTCTACGGAACAAAAAATTTACAGTTGTGGTTTAGATGGAGAAACATTTATGATGGCGGAAGAAATAGGCTCACACAGTTGTGGATCTAATCCTTACTTTATGTCCTACTCAAACACTCTTCGTCCATGTGGGACTAATGTTCAAACAATGCCTTGCTAG